ATAACGAATGCTAAAAACGGTTTATGCTTATAAACATTGAGCGAAAGCTTCTTGTTTTTCTCTTCTGTATTTCTTTCTTTTTTGCTCCCTACAGGTTCCTTATGTTTAATAAGATAATATATTTCGAGCACAGCAAACAGGAAGGCGGCAATGAATAATACCTGGTAAGGCAACGCATTATCTTTATCAAATTGCTGAAGGAATAATCCGGTGCCAAATGTTACTGCCATAGCAGCAATCGTATTATGTCTGTTGCGGGAGCTAAAGAAGTCTCCTCTGCGTTTTTCTGGAACCAAATCACCAATCATTGATTGCCATGATAAGCCTGATAAAGCACCAGGAAAGTTAAGCAGCGCAATCAGGATAACCAGCGCCCAGGCTGCATATGGGCTTCCAAGGAATGGAACGAATAGAATCAAACTGAAAAGCAAGCGGGTCAGCAGTGTTGAAATGACAGCAAAATTCTTTTTGCTCTGCACTCGGTTAAGCCAAATAGCCCCAGGAATCAATGCAAGCATTCCTATAATTGAAGGAAGGGAGACGATCAACCCGATTTGCTGGTTTGTGGCTCCTAAAACACCGATTGCAAATAAAGGGATGTATCCATTCACCATATTAGTAGCAGCGGTTGAAGCAAGTCCGTTATAGATACTCAACTTCTCATTTTCATTAAATTTCAACCCTTATTTTTCTCCTCTCCAATAATCGCACGAAATGGATTGTACGATTTTGCTTCTCAATTGGCAATAGAAGCAGATGAAAACAGTACATTATGATTACCTTCTCAATAAAGAACACCCGGATAAGATCAATACCATATGTAATACGAATTAAGAACAAGAAGGGAAACATATACTGATGATGAGTCTAATATTTAACCAATAGACAAATTTATATGTTCCTTTGTTCGAGGAATTTTTGAAGAAAGATGTAAGGTGTAAAACGGATACAAAACATCTTTAACAAACGAGGAGGGGAGCCATGTACAATATCCTTTTGTTTACGGATTCAGGGGTAGATGATTCTCTGGCACTTATGTATGCCTTGCTGCATCCGGAACTTAATGTTGTGGGTGTTGTTACCGGCTACGGAAATATCACGAAAGAGCAGGCGATAAAAAACACTGCCTATTTATTGAAGCTGGGAGGCAGAGAGGATATTCCAATCATTGCGGGAGCTTCTGGCCCTTTATCCGGTGAGCTGGCTACTTTTTATCCTGAGATTCATGGACCAGAAGGGCTGGGTCCAATCAGGCCTCCAGAAAATATGGGAGTAGTTAAGGTTTATGATATTGATAAGATTCTTGAAATTGTCAAGCAGTACCCAGAAAACCTGGTAATCGTAGGGGTGGGAAGGCAAACAGAACTGGCAATCCCGTTTATCCTTTATGGTGAGGAAGCATTCCAAACAGTCAGTGCTGTCTATATCATGGGTGGGGCATTCCTCGTTCCAGGCAATGTAACAGCTGAAGCAGAGGCTAACTTTTATGCCGATCCGATTGCCGCGAATCAAGTACTGGAAAAGGCGAGGAATGTATTCTTGCATCCGTTGAACATCACCAATAAAGCAATCATTCCACCAGCAGTAATCGATTATCTTGCCGAAAACAGCCAGTCTCCTTTTAAGGATTTGATAAAACCTGTGTATGATTATTACTTCGATGCTTATAAAAAGAATGTACCTGGCATCCAGGGAGCGCCACTCCATGATGTAATCACCTTAAGTGCTCTTGTGAATAAAAATCTTGTAAAATATCTGCCAAGAAGAGTGACCGTAGAATTGTTTGGGAGGGCAAGAGGTAAGAGCATAGCAGACTTCAGGCCTAAACCGGAGCAGGAGCCTGTAGAAGATTTAGACTGGATTGGCATGGAGGCTGACATCCCTTCATTTATAGAGGATTTTACCTCGACGTTCATGGGGGCAGCTACAACTAAAAGCTAGACGAAAAGAACTCCCGGTCAATCGATGCCGGGAGTTCTTTTCAATCACCAGACTATATACTTTGCTCTAGCTCATTAAGTTTATTTTGTTTGCTCCTTGAATAAATCATCACCAATACACTTGTAGTGATCAATGTTCCATGGAAGACCCAAACCATTTTTGCCAGTGAGAGGGCGTCCAGCAGGATTGGGGCAACAACAAAACCGAGTGCAAACCCTAAAGATTTCAACAGCATGCCAACGCCAAATATCCTTCCTCTAATGTAATTATCTGTTTTTTGAAGGATGGTTGCGTGCAAAGTGGTAAAACAGGCATCAAAAATTCCAGTAAAGAAAGCAAACATAAGGACGATCCAAAGATTCATATTAGATAGAAAAATAATGAAACCTGTCGACATAAAAATGGCTGCCAGAAAATATGTACGATACAAGCTGTTCCCCTGAATCATTTTCATTCTCGGCAAAAGCAGGGTGGCTAACACAGAGCCAATTCCCCAGACACCCCAGATCAGGCCGTAAATCAAGCTTTGTTTACCCGAATTAATTGAGTCTGCCAGTAAAGGAATACCGAGATTATGTGAGGCACCGGCAAAAGACCCCACAAGGAAAACGACATTTACGGACAATAACATCGGTACGGAAAGGATGAAAGAATATACTTCTTTTAAATCTCTGCCAATCTGGGAAACTTTCTGCCTGATTCCAATCGAAATTAATTCTGCAGCGGCAGGCTTAGTGGATTGCCACTTCATTTTGATTAATACTGCTGCCGAAATCAGATAAGTTGCAGCGTCGATGGTCAAGGTAACCTGGTAACCAAGAAAATCTGTGATTACTCCCGCACCGATGAATCCCAAAACCAGGCTGATCGATGTCAACCGGGAGATAAGAGCATTTGTCTCCAAAATCTTATCCTGGCCGAAGATTTGCGGGATTTCCGCACTGTAGCTGACTGAAAAAAAGCTGCTCGTCAAACCAATCAAGAAGCATACAATCAGGATCATAACCGGATTCGGGAAGGGAACCAAGCTAAGGATGATGATTGCCCTGAAAATATCGGTCCAAATCATGATTTTCCTGCGGTCAAAACGGTCTGCAAGGACACCTGAAAACAAGCTGGACAACACTCCCCCCAATGTCCGGAATGCCATGGTAGCAGCTAGCCAGGCAGGACTTCCCGTTGCAATATACATCAAGACATTGATTGCGATTAAATCCATAAAGGTTCCAAGGTCAGAAAAGGCTTTTACATAAAGAAAAACTTTGGTGTTCATAGAATCTCCCTTAGTCTAGAGGTAGTATAGTAAAAATAATATCTAAAAATGTTCCAATTATTTGAGGCCTATTTTCGGGTTCGTTCTTGTCTAGTTAGTCTTTAAAATACTTGAAGCTCATTATTTTGCAACCAAACACACTTTTACCTTTAAAAGTGGCGTCATTTCTAGGAACCAACCAACTACACCTAATTAAAATCAAGATCATTTCTATACAATTATCTCAGCTTATCCACAGCTCCTTAAAAATGAAGGTAGTTCCAATAATCTTGAATGAATTCTGTTAATGAACTAGTTGATCATAATTGGTGAGAATCAGGAGTTCAAGCGTTAATGAAAGCCATGCATTACGAAGTCTATAACGGTAGAAATTGTATATTGTAGATTAAAATATTGCAGTAAATATGAATTTCAAGAAATTGTTAAAATGTTTCTTGAAATTTTTCTTTTTGTGATGTGCATCACATTTCCGATAGGAGAACCCGGTTATGCTATCGGTGTAATCACATTAAGGAGGAATTCAGATCATGAGAAAATCTTATTTTAGAGGGATAAGTTTAGTGATAGCAGCAGGTATCTTTCTTGCCGGGTGTGGTACCGAACCTGCCAGAGATGTTACAGAGGCGAATGCCAAGGAAAAGCAGCAAGTCGAAGAAAAATCAGAACAAGCATCAAAAAATGCTCAGGTAGACAAGTTTTATTTTACAGCCAATGAAGGGGGAACAATAAGCAAGGTAAATGCTATCAGCAATGAGGTTGTTAAAACGATTCAAGCAGAAGGCGTTGTCCATAATATTCAGGTTTCACCTGATGGAAAATCAGTTGCGGCCACCATTGTCCCGAGCATGGGAGAGCATGGAGATGACGGACATGATGATGGAGGACATGATATGAAAATGAACGGTTTTGCTCTTTTTTATGATACTGAAACGGATGAGTTACTTAAAGAAGTAGAAGTCGGCAGCCATCCGGCCCATGTTGTGTATACAGAGGATGGAAAATACGCCCTTGTCACAAACAATGAGGACAATAATGTTTCCGTTATTGATACTAAAGACTACACTGTGGTCAATACAATAGGAACAGGGAAAGGCCCGCATGGCTTCAGGATATCAAGCGACAGCAAGCATGCTTATATAGCGAACATGGGCGAAGATTCCGTCAGTGTCATTAATCTCGAAACGATGAAAGAAGATCGCAAAATACAGGTAGGTGCCGCTCCGGTCACGACAGGAATAAGCGCTGATGGGAAGACATTGGTAACAACGCTCAATGCTGAAAATGCTCTGGCAATTGTTGATCTTGAAAGTGGAAACATAGAGAAGGTAGGAGTCGGTATTGGGCCGGCTCAAGTATATCTTGATGCTAATGATCAATTTGCCTACGTGGCCAATCAGGGAACAGAGAGTAATCCTTCTAATAGCATAACGATTGTAGATTTGAAATCAAAAGCAGCAGTTTCCACAATTGAAACGGGTAAAGGAGCGCATGGTGTGGTGCTGAGCGGTGACAGTAAGACGGCGTATGTGACCAATATGTTCGAAGATACGGTAAGCATTATAGATCTTGAAGCGAAAGAAGTAAAACAGACGATTCAGGTTGGAGAAGTCCCAAATGGGATCACGATCATGAAGTAATGGATGGATGCCGCGCCTCTCATCTTGGGGGGCGGCTTTTTGCATGAATGAATACAATTATTCGTCACATAAACTCGATTGTTTCTACACATTTGACTTATAGAATCAAAATGAATTAAGGGTTCCCCTTAGTAAAGGAGGCTTTGTATACCATGAAGCTAGTAAAATGGACAGTAAATACAAGTAAACTAATCGGGGAGGTGAATGGACAAGTATAAAAGAATCGTGCTGTTGGCAGCAACTGTTAAGCGATTCAAAAGGCTAGCCTGATAGCCAACGCAATTTGACTTCAACTGCCGGAAAGTGGCTTGAAAACTTCAGTCTTTCGTAAAGAAAGAGGCCAATATCAACAACTCCGGTAAGTTTAGAAGAAGTTGCGAGGACTAAATCTAGTTAGGTTCCAACTAGGGAGGAAATCGGAAAGACACATTGGTGAAAGGCTATATATACCGATTGAAGAAGGGACTGAAAGTAAAAAAGGAAGCCAGGTAGGCTTCCTCTTTGAAATCAGTTTCTTATTCTACATTTTAATGCTCTAACGGAAGATGTTATTATTCAGGTTTATTATTTGCATCAGGATCTGGAATGAAGTTTACTTTAAACCCATCATATTTAACCATATTCACCATTCCTGCAGTGGCATGATGCAAATCGTGACAATGGAATAGCCAATTACCAGGATTGTCTGCTTTAAATGCAACGACATATTCATCACCAGGTTTTAAATTAATCGTATCTTTCATGATTGGAGCACCTTCTACAGGTTTTCCATTTTTGCTAAGAACCTGGAAGAAGTGACCATGCAAGTGCATAGGATGGTCATCCATCATAGAATTGTTGGTCAGTGTTACTTTAACAAGATCGCCTTCCTCGACATTTATACTATCAGTTTCTGGGAAAGTTTTGCCGTTAATCGTATATGCCATTTCGTTGCCATCCATCGTTGTGTTTAAATCCATTTTATATTCAATATCATATTTTTGATCCAGTGAAAATTCACCCTTTTCAGAGCCGCCATAATTCATATAGGAAAATTCAGGTAAATCTTCGGACTTGTTAGATTTGTCAGCTGAATCAGTAGAGTTTTCATATTGAATTTTTGTATTCATTCCACTTGAACCTTCCATATCTCCGTGGCACTCTATGAACCATTCTCCAGGGTTGTTTGCCGTAAACTCAATGTCATATCTCTCACCGGGTGCTATTGAGATTACTTGATCCTTCAATTCTTTTGGTTTATTTAGTTCTTGTCCGTCAATTGCTGCGACTTTAAAGTCATGGCCATGCAGGTGAATTTTATGAGACATATACCCTACATTGACAAGACGAATTCTGACCTTTTCTCCTTCTTTGACCTTTAATGGTTCAATGCTGTTACCGCTTTTGCCATTTATCGTAAAGATATCGTAAGCACTCATATCGTGGCCCATTTCTTCCATTCCATCCATGCTTTCATTCTCATTTGACCCCATATCGCCGTGATCCATGCCACCAGAATCAGTTTCTTTATCACTGTCCTCGTCTGAATCCATATTACCGTGGTCCATTCCCTCCATACTGGATTCAGCTTCTTCTGGCTTGCTCATCCACTCGTCTAGCATAAGGGTATAATCACGATCATAAGACTTATCATTTGGCTCTACAATAAATGAACCATAAAGCCCTTTATCCATTTGTTCAACAGCATTTTGATGGGTATGATACATATAAGTTCCCGGATCCTCAGGGGTAAATTCATAGGTAAAGCTTTCACCTGGCTGGACTGCATTTTGTGTCACACCTGGGATGCCATCCATTTCATTTGGCACTGTAATTCCATGCCAGTGTATAGAGATTGGTTCATTCAGTTCATTTTTAAGATTTATTTTTAATTTCTCTCCTTGCTTTACCCGAATTTGGGAGCCGGGAACAGAACCATTGAAAGTAAGTGCTTTTACACTAACATCCTCACTTAGCTGATGCTTGGCTTCTTTGGCAATAATATTTATTTCATTGCCAGTAAGTGTTTCAGTAACGTTAGCA
The window above is part of the Mesobacillus jeotgali genome. Proteins encoded here:
- a CDS encoding MFS transporter; translated protein: MNTKVFLYVKAFSDLGTFMDLIAINVLMYIATGSPAWLAATMAFRTLGGVLSSLFSGVLADRFDRRKIMIWTDIFRAIIILSLVPFPNPVMILIVCFLIGLTSSFFSVSYSAEIPQIFGQDKILETNALISRLTSISLVLGFIGAGVITDFLGYQVTLTIDAATYLISAAVLIKMKWQSTKPAAAELISIGIRQKVSQIGRDLKEVYSFILSVPMLLSVNVVFLVGSFAGASHNLGIPLLADSINSGKQSLIYGLIWGVWGIGSVLATLLLPRMKMIQGNSLYRTYFLAAIFMSTGFIIFLSNMNLWIVLMFAFFTGIFDACFTTLHATILQKTDNYIRGRIFGVGMLLKSLGFALGFVVAPILLDALSLAKMVWVFHGTLITTSVLVMIYSRSKQNKLNELEQSI
- a CDS encoding cytochrome D1 domain-containing protein, with the translated sequence MRKSYFRGISLVIAAGIFLAGCGTEPARDVTEANAKEKQQVEEKSEQASKNAQVDKFYFTANEGGTISKVNAISNEVVKTIQAEGVVHNIQVSPDGKSVAATIVPSMGEHGDDGHDDGGHDMKMNGFALFYDTETDELLKEVEVGSHPAHVVYTEDGKYALVTNNEDNNVSVIDTKDYTVVNTIGTGKGPHGFRISSDSKHAYIANMGEDSVSVINLETMKEDRKIQVGAAPVTTGISADGKTLVTTLNAENALAIVDLESGNIEKVGVGIGPAQVYLDANDQFAYVANQGTESNPSNSITIVDLKSKAAVSTIETGKGAHGVVLSGDSKTAYVTNMFEDTVSIIDLEAKEVKQTIQVGEVPNGITIMK
- a CDS encoding MFS transporter, whose product is MKFNENEKLSIYNGLASTAATNMVNGYIPLFAIGVLGATNQQIGLIVSLPSIIGMLALIPGAIWLNRVQSKKNFAVISTLLTRLLFSLILFVPFLGSPYAAWALVILIALLNFPGALSGLSWQSMIGDLVPEKRRGDFFSSRNRHNTIAAMAVTFGTGLFLQQFDKDNALPYQVLFIAAFLFAVLEIYYLIKHKEPVGSKKERNTEEKNKKLSLNVYKHKPFLAFVITALLFGFSSQMAWSLFSIYQIKEANATALWLSLFSVTNQLAQIISIKWWANAADRRGNSFVLFIAAAGMATAPALTMLSTNLVYLTLINLWIGLFVSGSNLLLFNQLLKASPETDRTNYIANYNFLLSIVGFIAPQMGVLLLNGFGMNAAMNLISLFRMIAAFSFLFVALKFERKMIAQTI
- a CDS encoding nucleoside hydrolase, translating into MYNILLFTDSGVDDSLALMYALLHPELNVVGVVTGYGNITKEQAIKNTAYLLKLGGREDIPIIAGASGPLSGELATFYPEIHGPEGLGPIRPPENMGVVKVYDIDKILEIVKQYPENLVIVGVGRQTELAIPFILYGEEAFQTVSAVYIMGGAFLVPGNVTAEAEANFYADPIAANQVLEKARNVFLHPLNITNKAIIPPAVIDYLAENSQSPFKDLIKPVYDYYFDAYKKNVPGIQGAPLHDVITLSALVNKNLVKYLPRRVTVELFGRARGKSIADFRPKPEQEPVEDLDWIGMEADIPSFIEDFTSTFMGAATTKS
- a CDS encoding multicopper oxidase family protein, with the protein product MKLKLLSILIFSTLFIAACSSSSMSEMDHKNMEEEPSSEVKENLEGLQTANVTETLTGNEINIIAKEAKHQLSEDVSVKALTFNGSVPGSQIRVKQGEKLKINLKNELNEPISIHWHGITVPNEMDGIPGVTQNAVQPGESFTYEFTPEDPGTYMYHTHQNAVEQMDKGLYGSFIVEPNDKSYDRDYTLMLDEWMSKPEEAESSMEGMDHGNMDSDEDSDKETDSGGMDHGDMGSNENESMDGMEEMGHDMSAYDIFTINGKSGNSIEPLKVKEGEKVRIRLVNVGYMSHKIHLHGHDFKVAAIDGQELNKPKELKDQVISIAPGERYDIEFTANNPGEWFIECHGDMEGSSGMNTKIQYENSTDSADKSNKSEDLPEFSYMNYGGSEKGEFSLDQKYDIEYKMDLNTTMDGNEMAYTINGKTFPETDSINVEEGDLVKVTLTNNSMMDDHPMHLHGHFFQVLSKNGKPVEGAPIMKDTINLKPGDEYVVAFKADNPGNWLFHCHDLHHATAGMVNMVKYDGFKVNFIPDPDANNKPE